A region of Bacillus solimangrovi DNA encodes the following proteins:
- a CDS encoding reverse transcriptase-like protein: protein MLEVYIDGASAGDPGPSGAGIFIKSETTHEQHSIPLGMMSNHEAEYWALIHALNICIKKNDPIISIRTDSKLIEQAMEKRFTKNQRFLPLLEHALQLSDQFELFFIKWIPSKSNRAADELAKQAIRKT from the coding sequence TTGCTTGAAGTTTATATCGATGGCGCTAGTGCAGGTGATCCAGGACCATCTGGAGCTGGCATTTTTATAAAAAGTGAAACGACTCACGAACAACATTCAATTCCTCTAGGCATGATGTCTAATCATGAGGCAGAATATTGGGCACTTATTCACGCCTTAAACATCTGCATTAAAAAAAATGATCCTATTATTTCAATCCGAACAGATTCAAAATTAATTGAACAAGCAATGGAAAAACGGTTTACAAAGAACCAACGTTTTTTACCACTACTTGAACATGCATTACAACTCTCAGACCAATTTGAATTATTTTTTATTAAGTGGATACCTAGTAAATCAAATCGTGCCGCAGATGAACTTGCAAAACAAGCAATTCGAAAAACGTAA
- a CDS encoding DMT family transporter has translation MKRILFADFSLLLVALIWGAAFVIVQNAVELLDPFTFNAIRFLFATLFLFGWIVIVSRHLLQQITKKLLLSGFIMGTWLCVAFALQTFALIYTTSSKTGFLTGLNVVLVPIFAYFFLRQYPKPSALFGTILALIGLYLLTFGDSTELNRGDLLAFLCAIAFAMHIIVTSKFTHLYPSLLLTTTQLAVVTLWSIICAILFEPWYAIFRSEIYYNEALWYSLFITAIFATAIAFLVQTYAQRLTSPAHVALIITMEPVFAAITGYLWAGDRLTTTALLGCFLIFSGMLFAELPLAFLSKLKWKKTHA, from the coding sequence ATGAAAAGAATACTCTTTGCTGACTTTAGCTTACTACTCGTTGCCCTCATTTGGGGTGCAGCATTTGTCATTGTCCAAAATGCAGTTGAACTTTTAGATCCATTCACCTTTAATGCGATTCGATTTTTATTTGCTACACTTTTTTTATTCGGTTGGATTGTTATTGTATCTCGTCACTTATTACAGCAAATCACAAAAAAATTACTTCTGTCTGGATTCATTATGGGCACTTGGTTATGTGTTGCTTTCGCACTCCAAACATTCGCACTTATTTATACAACTTCATCTAAAACAGGCTTCCTCACAGGTTTAAATGTCGTTCTAGTCCCTATTTTCGCATACTTTTTCCTACGACAATATCCAAAACCTAGTGCGCTATTCGGAACAATTCTAGCACTAATCGGCCTTTATTTGTTAACATTCGGAGATTCAACTGAACTAAATCGAGGGGATTTACTTGCGTTTCTTTGCGCGATTGCCTTTGCTATGCACATAATCGTCACGAGTAAATTTACTCATCTATACCCAAGCCTTCTACTTACAACAACCCAACTTGCAGTCGTTACATTATGGAGTATAATCTGTGCAATATTATTTGAACCGTGGTACGCAATCTTCAGATCAGAGATTTACTATAATGAAGCACTTTGGTATTCATTATTCATAACGGCAATATTCGCTACAGCAATTGCCTTTCTTGTCCAAACCTATGCTCAAAGGTTAACTTCACCTGCACATGTTGCATTAATCATTACGATGGAACCTGTTTTCGCTGCTATAACTGGGTACTTATGGGCAGGAGATCGCCTCACTACTACTGCATTACTTGGTTGTTTCCTCATTTTTAGTGGCATGTTATTCGCCGAACTTCCTTTAGCCTTCTTATCTAAGCTAAAATGGAAAAAAACACATGCCTAA